The following nucleotide sequence is from Dyella sp. BiH032.
CGCGGGCTTGTAGCGACCCTGCGCATCTAGGTTGTCCGCATAGGGTCGGTTCACTGCGCCGGGCACGTGGCCGCCGACGCGATCGATAGGTTCCACATCGCCGCGGTAACGCGGTGCGGCGCGTGCATCGATGAGCAACCGTCCCGGCTGCTCCGCCATGCCGCGGTGGTCGACGGTAAAACGCGACGCGTCGTAGCGCAGGGAGACCGACGTAGGCTTCCGCGTCACTTCACCCACCTCGAGCGGCAGGCCCGCGGCCTGCCATGCCTGGAAGCCGCCATCGAGCACGGCCGCCTCGCGAATCCCGACCAGCCGCAGCAACCACCAGAGCCGCGCCGCGGCCAGTGCGCCGCCCGCCGCGTCATAGCACACGACCTGCAGGCCCGGACGCCATCCCCAGCGCGACAGCATGGCCGAAAAGGCCTGCTCCAGCGGCAACGGATGGCGGCCCAGCCCTTCGCTCTGCCGCGAAAGATCTGAGAGATCGCGATCCAGGTGGGCATACACGGCGCCGGGAATATGCGCTTCGCGATAGGCGCGCTCACCCTTGTCCGGATCGCCGCCGGCGACGGCCAGCTCGAAGCGGCAATCGACGATCAGCACGTCCTCCGGCGCCAGCGCGGCGAGGTCCTTGGCATCGATCAGCGTGGTATGCAGGGTCATAGGCGCCCCATGCGTTGCAGGAGGTTGACGAGCATGGCGGCCGTGGCACCCCAGATGCGGTGGCCGCCATGGATGAATTCCACCATCTCGCGGCGATGCCCGCGGAAATCCATGGTGTAGCGACGGAGATTGGCGGGGTCCAGGAAGAAACCCAACGGCACTTCGAAAACTTCGGCGACTTCCGCCGGCGCCGGATACAGGCGGGCCTCGGGCGCGATCCGCGCCACCACGGGCGTGATGCGATAGCCGCTGATGGTATCGAAGGCATCCAGGTAGCCCAGCGGCGTGACCAGCCGGCGATCCAGGCCGACTTCCTCCTCGCTTTCGCGCAGGGCGGTGGCGACGGCGTCGGTGTCTTCCGGATCGGTGCGCCCGCCGGGAAAGGCGACCTGTCCGGCATGTGCCTGCAGGCTGTCGTTGCGTACCGTCAGCACTAACCGGGGTTGCACGCCTTCGCGCCATCCGAGCAGCACGGCGGCGGCACGCCGCGGCGCATCGCCGATCAGTTCCGCCATCTCGCGGTAATTCCAGCCCGGCCCCTCCGGCGGCTCGGACAGCGGCCGGACGGCGGATGCCACGATGGATAGCGCGTCGTCCATCATGAGTCCTTCCGCCGCGCCGGCAACACGTCGCGCATGAAATGGCGCCGCTCGGCGTCACCCATGTCGCGCCACCGCGCGATTTCCTCGCCGGTGCGCAGGCAGCCCTCGCAGTAGCCGCGCTCGTCGAGGCGACAGACGCCGATGCAAGGAGTCAGAGGGGCGGCAGGGACGGGAGCGGGATCGTTCGGCATGGACCGGACATCCTAGCCCAAGCCCCTCCCTGCCGACAGCGAACGGCAACCTACTGCTTGATCTCCAGCAGCTCGATCTCGAACACGAGCGCCTCGTTGGGGCCGATGCGCGGCAGGTTGCCGCGTTCACCGTAGGCCAGCGCGGGTGGAATCACCACGCGCCACTTGTCGCCCACGTGCATGCGCTGGATCACGTCCTGCCAGCCGGGGATCACCTTGTTGTTGACGATGAAGCTCACCGGCGCGCCATGTGCCCACGAGCTGTCGAACTCCGTGCCGTCGATGAGGGTAGCGCGGAAGTTCACCGTCACCGTGCTGTTGACGGCCGGCTGTTCCTTGCCCGTACCTTGCTTGAGCACCTGGTACTGGATGCCCGAGGGAAGCTGCACGACGCCGGGCTTCTGCCGGTTCTTGGCCAGGTAGTCCGCGCTCTTGGCGGCGTTGGAGCTGGCCAGCTGCTGGAACTGCGCTTCCGCCTTGTCGTGCATGTGCTTGTCGAGACGGCGCAGCTGCTCGTGCATGTCCTGCATCGGCACGGCCGGACGGCGCTTGTTGTAGGCGTCCTGGATCGCGCGCTGCATCACGGCGATGTCGATGTCCGGGTCGCCGTTGGCGAACTGGCTGCCGATCTGGTAGCCGATCGCATAGGACAGCTTGTTCTTGTCCAGCCGGTTCGCCTGCGCGTCGGACGCGGGATCGCGGTTCTGCGCATGGATCGCTGCCGTAGCCAGCAGCAACATGCCCAGAGCCAACCAACGCCGTCGTGTCATGCCAATCCTCCATCGGGGTGCGCAAGCCGGCACATCCTAAGGGGTTTTGCCGGCCTCGTGCAGCGCCCGGCGGAAGCGGGCACCATCCGCTGAGAACGTGCGCGGCGCCAAAGGTTCCCGCTGTTACCATCGGCATTTTGGACTTGCTGGAACCCACCATGGCCTATCGCAACCTGGACATCGGCAACCGCGGCGCGGTGCGCACCATCATCGTCAACCGTCCGGACAAGCTCAACGCGCTGAACCGCGACACCCTCAACGAGCTGACCCTGGCCTTCGCCCAGGCGGCGCAGGACGATGCCGTACGCGCAGTGGTGCTCACCGGGGCCGGCGACAAGGCCTTCGTGGCCGGCGCCGACATCGCGGAGATGAACCGCTATACGCCGATCCAGGCCCAGGGTTTCTCCCGCGCCGGCCAGCGCCTGATGACCTCGATCGAGCGGCTGGGCAAGCCGGTGGTCGCACGCATCCAGGGCTTCGCCCTCGGCGGCGGCATGGAACTGGCGATGGCCTGCCACCTGCGCGTGGCGAGTGAAAAGGCACGCTTCGGCCAGCCGGAAATCAACCTCGGCCTGATCCCCGGCTTCGGCGGCACGCAGCGTCTGCTGCGCCTGGCCGGCCGTGGCGCGGCGCTGGAACTGTGCCTGACGGGCTCGATGGTCGGCGCGCAGCGCGCTTACGAACTGGGCATCGTCAACCGCGTGGTCGCCCCGGAGGCGCTCGACGAAACCGTCGACGCACTTGCCGATCAGCTCGCGGCGTCCGCGCCGCTCGCCGCGGCCGGCATTCTGGACGCCGTGCTGCAGGGCGGCGAGACGACCTTGGACCAGGGCCTGGAGTTCGAAACGCAGGCGTTCGCGCTGGCCTTCTCCACCGAAGACATGCGCGAAGGCACCACGGCCTTCCTGGAAAAGCGCAAGGCCCAGTTCAAGGGCCAGTAACGCGCGGGGCGCGGGTGCTAGTGGCCCGCGCCCTCGAATTTCTTTTCGCCGGCCGTAACCTCAAGTCCAAGGCGGTTCTCGGGCGGAGCGAGCGGACAGACCACATGCGGCGTGATGGCGCACGGGGGATTCTCCGCGAGATTGAAATCCAGCAGCACCTTGCCGTCCTTCGGCTTGTCCGCGTAGAGGAAACGCGCGCCACCGTAGGTCAGCTTGCCGGCGGTACGATCGCTGAAGACGAAGAACAGGCGGCCGTCCTCTTCCATGGGAGTGAGCGCGTAGCGACGACCATCGCGCTCGAACACCGCCTGTCCCGTGACCGGCTCGTCGTTTTCCGCGCCGGCGACATTGGCCATCCGGAGCGTGCGCGGTTCCGCAAAGGGCTCCCAGCGCGCCTCGATCTTCCATGACGGATCGATCGGGAAGTACGTCAACCCCGGAAAGTGCAGGCGCAAGGCCGAGGCGTTGTCCTTGGCCCGCAGGCCGCGGCGTCTGCCCGTCTCCACCACATAAAAATAGCGTTCCGGACCGAAGTAGGCGCGCGTCGGTTGACGCTCGCCGTGCGCACCTTGCGTCTGCATCGGTGCGGCACTGACTTCTTGTCCATCCACCTTGACGTGGACGCCGTCGGCCGCGCGAAAATCGATCGAGCCATCACCAGCCAGGCGCAGCACGCCCAGATGCGCGGGAGCATCCGGCACCTGGAAACGATTGTCGGCCGCGGAGCCCACAGTGTTGTCGCCCGGCTCGAGCCAGCCGGAAGCGACCAAGGCCAGATAGCCGTCCGCACGCCGCAGCGCTTCCACGCGCGAGGCGCGCGCCTGCTCCACCTGCGCCGCATATGTTCCGTTGTTCGCCGCCACTGACGGCCGGGCGAAGATCACCGACACGACCAGGGCAAGCGCGGCCATACCCGCCGTGCTCAGCGTGCCTCGCATGCTCAGTGCCCGCCGCGGTACTTCTTTTCGCCTGCGGTCACCGCAACGTCGAGCCGGTTCTCCGGCGGCGCCAGCGGACAGGTCGCAAACGGCGTGAACGCGCACGGCGGGTTATAAGCCTTGTTGAAATCCAGCACGACCTTGCCGTCCTTCGGCAAGGCAGCGTAGAGGAAGCGCGCGGCGCCGTAGGTTTCCTTGCCGGAAGTGCGGTCGGCCAGCACGAAGAACAGTTCTCCACCCGGCTCTTCCTGGTAAGGCAGCAGTTCGAAGGTATGCCCATCGCGGTGGAACACCGCCTTGCCCGGCACGTCGACTTTGTCGATGGTGCCGATCACCGAGCCGATCTCCAGTTTGTGCGGCGGATCGAACGGAACCCAGTCCGCCACTACGCGCCAGGACGGATCGAGCGCAAAGTAGTCGATCCCGAGGAAATGCTTGCGCGTTTCGGCTTCGCTGTCCTTCACGCGGAGCGCCTTGCGGCCATCGCGTTCGATCACATAGAAGTTGGCGGAGCCAAAGGCCACGGTGGTGGGCTTGCCCTCGCCGGCGTGCATGTCATCGATCAGCGCAGCTTCGCGCACGCTCTTGCCGTCGATGGTGGCGCCACTGTGCTCGTCCAGCGCGATATGCACCGCGCCGTCCTTCGCCACCCGCACTACGCCCAGATGCGCCGGCCCTGCTTTGAGCACGATGTCGTTGTCGGCGGCGCTGCCGACTCGGTTGTCGCCTTCATGCAGCCATTCCAGCCCGATCAGACTCAGCCAGCCCGTGGGTGCGGTGAGATTGGCGGTGCGCTTGGCGCGCCACTGCGCGATCTCCTGTGCGTAGTCGGCAGAGGCGGCGGCATGGGCGGTTTCGGCGTGCACGGTGACAACTCCAAGACTAAGGGCGACAACGAGGGCGAAAGCGGCGCGGCGCGGCATGGCAGGACCCATCGGTGAGCGAAGCCCGAGTATGGACGTCTATTTGCCGCAGCCGCAAGCGGCGCGTGGGCGGCTCAGCGCCCGCGCAGGAACAGCTTGTCCAGCTCGCCGAGGCTGAGCTGGGTCCAGGTGGGACGGCCATGGTTGCACTGGCCCGAGCGCTCGGTGGCTTCCATTTCGCGCAGCAGGGCGTTCATCTCGGGCTGTGAGAGACGCCGGCCCGCGCGCACCGAGCCATGGCAGGCCATCGTGGCGAGCAGCTCGTTTTCCAGTTCCTGCAGGCGGCGCGAGCTTCCGTGCAGCGCCAGTTCGGCCAGCACGTCACGGCACAGCTGCGCGACATCGGCGCCTTCCAGCAAGGCGGGAATGCGGCGCACCACTACACCCGAAGGCCCGCTGCGCGACAGTTCCAATCCCCACTCGGCCAATGCATCGGCATGTTCCTCGGCGGCGGCCGCTTCTTTCGCGCTCACGGAAACGTTCAGCGGCACCAGCAGGATCTGCGAACGCAGATTGCTGCAGGCCCGGCCTGTCTTGAGCTTTTCGTAGGTGATGCGCTCGTGCGCGGCGTGCATGTCCACCAGCACGAGGCCGTGCGCATTCTCGGCCAGGATGTAGATGCCTTTCAGTTGCGCAATGGCGAAACCGAGCGGTGGCGCTTCGTCGTCCTGTGCGGCCGGCATCGGCGCGTTCGCCGCCAACGATGGCTCCGCGGCGCGTGGCGCCTCGCCCAGCAAGGCGGCGTAATCGGCCAGGGGTTCGTCGCGGACGCCCAGGCTCAGGCGGCTCTGGCTGAACTGGCCTGACCACGCCGGCGTCGTCGTGACCGCCGGTGCGGCCACCGAGGCGGCGGCCGCGTAACTCGCGGCCACGGGCATGGCCTCGGCCGGCTCGCCAACCGCGGCGAAGCCGCTCAGGCCGGCGCGCGTCTGCGCCAGGGCCTCGTGCAGCGTGCGGAACAGAAAATCGTGCACCAGCCGCTGCTCGCGGAACCGCACTTCGTGCTTGGCCGGGTGCACGTTGACGTCCACGCCTGCGGGGTCCAGCTCCAGGTAAAGCGCGAAAGCCGGATGCCGGCCATGGAACAGCACGTCGGCATAGGCCTGCCGCACCGCGTGCGCTACCACGCGGTCGCGCACCAGACGCCCGTTGACGTAGAAGTATTGCGAGTCGGCCTGCGAACGCGAGGCCGTGGGCAAGCCCACCCAACCCGACAGGTGCAGCCCGGCGGCAGCGTAATCGATGCGCAGGCTCTGCGCGGGAAACTCCTCGCCCAGCACTTCCGCGACACGCTGGAGGGCCGCCTCCTCGTTCCTGGCGGCCTTGAGGATGCGTACCGGTTTGCCGTTGTGGCTGAGGCGGAACTCCACCGAGCCGCGCGCCAGCGCGAGCGACTTCAGCAGGTCGTCGATATGAGCGAATTCTGTGCGCTCGGCACGGAGGAACTTGCGCCGCGCCGGCACGTTGTAGAAGAGATCGCGCACCTCGACGCTGGTGCCCTGCGGATGCTGCGCGGGACGCGCCGCCTGCATCTTGCCGCCGTCGACCTCGATGCGGAACGCGGTGTCCTGCCCGCGCGCCCGCGACGTCAGCGCAAAACGCGCGACCGACGATACCGATGCCAGCGCTTCGCCGCGAAATCCCATGCTGGCGACGTGTTCGAGGTCATCGAAACTGCGAATCTTGCTCGTGGCGTGCGACGCGACCGCCAGCTGCAGATCGTCCGGCTCGATGCCGCCGCCGTCGTCGCGGATGCGGATCAGGCGCGAACCGCCCTGCTCGATGTCCACTTCGATCCGTGTGGCGCCAGCGTCGAGGCTGTTCTCGACCAGCTCCTTGACGACCGAGGAAGGACGCTCGATCACCTCACCGGCGGCGATCTGGTTGATGAGTTCGGGAGGCAACGGACGGATGACAGGCATCGGCGAAGCTTAAGACCTGTTTCCGGCCCACGAAAGTACGAACGCCACCCCGCGGGTGGCGCTCGCGCTACCGATGTCCCAGGGAATCAGCCGGACGGAATAGCCAGCACCATACCCGCGTGCACGGAATCGGTACTGATGCGGTTGGCGCTCTTCAGCGCGCTGATGGTGACGCCATATTGGCGCGCAATGCTGCGCAGGCTTTCGCCGGCCGTCACACGGTGCAGGTCGCGCACGTTGGCGTCGGCGCGTTCGACCGCCACCTTGCCGTCGCCGGACTTGGCCTGGCCGGCCATGGCCTTCGCCACCGCCTTGTTCGCCGCGCTGGAGACGGCGGCATCCGCGTCATCGTCGTCGTTCCGGGCCGACGCCACCATGGTGCCGTTGCGGCGCGCCGCCTGTGCGGCGAACCAGGTGCCCGGCGGCGGCGTGGACTCGAAATAACCGCGCACGCCCCCCATCACCGCCTCGGCCAGGCGGGACTGATGCGAGGGATCGCGCAGCTTGCGCTCCTCGTCCGGATTGCTGATGAACGCCGTCTCGACCAGGATCGAAGGCACGTCCGGCGAACGGAGCACCACGAAGTTGGCGCGTTCTACGTAGCCGCGGTGGGTCGGGCCCAGCCCGCCCAGCGCCTTGAGCACGTTGCCGGCGACCGCTTCGCTGGCCTGCATGGCATAGCCCTGCTGCAGGTCGAGCAGCACGGCGGCAAGGCTGTCGTCCTTGTCGTCCAGCGACACGCCGCCGATGAGGTCGGCGCGGTTTTCGCGGTCGGCCAGCCAGCGGGCCGCCTCGCTGGTCTTGCCGCGCGGCGAGAGCACCCACACGGAGGAGCCCTTGGCATCGCCGTTGATGAAGGCGTCGGCGTGGATCGACACGAACAGGTCCGCGTTGTTGCGCCGGGCGATCTCGTAGCGCTGTTTCAGCGGGATGAAGAAATCCGTGTCGCGCGTGAGCACGGCCTTCATGCCCGGCTGCTTGTTGATCTGCGCCGCCAGCTCGCGCGCCACGGCTAGCGTGACGTTCTTTTCCAGTGTGCCGCCGGGGCCATGCGCGCCCGGATCCTGGCCGCCATGGCCGGCGTCGACCGCCACCACGACCTTGCGCTCGCCGTTGAGCAGCGACGCGGCCTGGCGAGTGGACGCCATGCCGCTCTGGGTGGACTTGATGCTGTTCTTGCCCGACGGGGACGGCGTCTTGATAGTGACGGGCGCGGCCACGACAGCAGCTGCGTCGTCGCCGTCGTCATCGTCCTTCGCCGGAGCGTTGGCAGGCACCAAGGCCTTAGTCGGGGTGGAAGCCACGCCGGAGCCCGGGTAGACGTCCACCACCAGGCGGTAGCCGTATTCGGCGGCCGGCTTCAGCAGAAAGCTCTTGTAGTGGCTGGAAGCGTCGACCTTGGCGACCAGTTGCAGGCGGCCGCCCTGCTGGCTGCTTTCCAGGCCCTTGAACAGGCCCTGCCCCTTGGGAGCGGCGAAATCTCCGGCCAGCGCGCTGCGGTCCAGCTCGACCACGACCTGGTCGCCGTCCTGGCGCGCCTTGTACTCCAGGGGACCGGACACATCGAGCACGAGACGTGTGTACTCGGGGCCGGCCCAGACGCGTGCGGACTTCACGTCTGCGGCATGCACGGCGCACAAGGGCGCCACGGCCAGCGCCACGAGGCAAGAAAGCTGACGGATGGTGGTCGGATATCCCCTCATGGGCGGCATTGAAGCTCAGCACTTTCCTGAATGCAAGTGCTTTTCCCTTGAATATCCATGACCTGCAGCGGTTTTATCAGGCTGGATCCAGCTATCGGATGCAAACTGCACCCACCAAAGGGTCTCGCCTCCTTGGAGACCGCCGCAAAATCTCATTGACTACCGATACTTAGCGCTGCCCTGGCTCAGGCGTTGGCCGCCAGCCGTGCCAGCAGGCGGGTGCCGCGCGGGGTCAGGCCCGCCACGCGGGCGGTGCGGCCGGCTCCCGCATAGGCAAGGTCGATCTGCAGGTCCGGCGCCGGAAGCGCCCCCTTGCCGCGCTCCGGCCATTCGACCAGCACCAGGGCGGAGGGATCGGCCAACGCGTCCAGGCCCAGCCACTCCAGCTCGCCCGGATCGGCGATACGGTAAAGGTCCAGGTGCCAGGCTGTACGGTCGCCGAGGCGATACGACTCGATCAGGCTGTAGGTGGGACTCTTCACCCGCTCGCCCACGCCCAGCGCGCGCAGGAACGCCCGCGCGAAACTGGTCTTGCCCGCCCCGAGATCGCCGTGCAGATAGATCACCATGCCACCGTCGAGCGCGGCAGCCAGCCGGCCGCCGAAGGCGGTCGTGGCGGTTTCGTCGGGAAGCTCCTGCTGCAGCACGTTCATGGATCCTGTCCGTTGAGCAGCCGGCGCAGGGGAGCCAGCAAGTCGGTAGCCAGCAGGCCACGCTCGCCGCCCCGTGCGGCGGCGTCGCCGGCGCGTGCGTGCAGGCCCACGCCGAGGCAGGCCGCCGTCCAGATATCGCAGCCCTGGGCCATCAGCGCGGCGACGATACCGGTCAGCAGATCGCCCATGCCGCCGGAGGCCATGCCCGGATTGCCCCACGGGCAAACGGCGACGCGGCCATGCGAATCCGCGATAAGACTGCCCGCCCCTTTGAGGACGGCGACCGCGCCGTAGCGATGTGCCAGCGCGCGCGCGGCCGCGAAACGGTCCGCCTCCACCTCCGCGACGGAATGCCCCAGCAGGCGGGCCGCCTCGCCCGGGTGCGGCGTGATCACCGCCGGCTGCTCGAACCGGCGCGGCTCGCGTGCCAGCAGGTTGAGGCCGTCCGCATCCACCACCACGGGCTTGCCGGCGTCGAGCGCCGTCAACCACAGCGCATGTCCCCATGCACCCTGACCCAGCCCCGGCCCTAGCGCGAGCACGTCGGCGCGTTCCAGCAGCGGCTGCAGTGATTGCGGGCCGTCTACGCCGTGCGGCATCAGCTCCGGCCTGGCGGCATGGATCGCGAACAGGTTCGCGTCGCGCGTCGCCAGGCTGACCAGACCAGCGCCGGCCCGCAATGCGGCCTCGCCGCACAGGCGGATCGCGCCGGCTGTCCCGAAGTCGCCGCCGATCGCGAGCACGTGCCCGTTGTCGCCTTTGTGCGCGTGGCGCGCACGCCGCGGCAACGTCTCCGCGCGCAGCAGCGTCGCGTCGGGCTGGACGTCCTCCCACAGCGCTTCCGGCAAGCCGAGCGTGTCGAGTTCGAGCGTGCCCACGCAGTCCGGCGCGCGCCCGGTATGCAACCCGCGCTTGTGCGCAATGAAGGTGACCGTGACGTTAGCCTTGATGGCTTCCCCCGGGCACTGCCCGGTATCGGCCTGCAACCCGGACGGCAGATCCAACGCGAGGATCGGCTGACCGCAGTGGTTCAAGCGCCAGATGAGATCGGCCGCGTGGCGCTCGGGCGCGCGCGTCAGGCCGGTACCGAACAGCGCCGCCACATGCACGTCCGCCATCGGCAGATCCGCGGCCTCGTCCCACAACCGTACGCGCCCGCCGGCCTGCTCGAAGCGCGCGCGGGCGGTGGCTGCATCGCCGCGCGACTCGCCGGTAAGCGCGAACAGCGCGACCTGGAAACCCGCATCCAGCGCCAGCGCGCCCAGCAGGAAACCATCGCCACCGTTGTTGCCCGGGCCGCAATACACTGCGATGCCCCGCGCATCGGGCCAGTGGCGCCGCAGCGAGGCGAAGCCGGCGGCCGCGGCGCGCCGCATCAGCTCGATGCCGGGGATGCCCAGCTCCTGGATCGCGCGCCGGTCCAGCGCGCGTACCTGTTCGACGGTATAGAGCTCGTGGCTGTGCAGGCGGGTCGGCGTCATGCACCGGATTATAGACATCGGCCGTCCACCGCATCGGCGGACTTACAATGGCCGCCATGCGCGCCTCGTCCCCCATCGCCCACGACTACGCGGCTCTTGCCGGCGACATCAAGCGCTGGGCGTGGGAACTCGGGTTCGCCGACGCGGGCATCGCGGGCATCGAGCTGGGCGAGGACGAGCAGCACCTGCTGCGCTGGCTCGACAATGGCCATCACGGCGAGATGGACTACATGTCCCGCCACGGCACCAAACGCAGCCGTCCCGCCGAACTGGA
It contains:
- a CDS encoding sulfurtransferase — encoded protein: MTLHTTLIDAKDLAALAPEDVLIVDCRFELAVAGGDPDKGERAYREAHIPGAVYAHLDRDLSDLSRQSEGLGRHPLPLEQAFSAMLSRWGWRPGLQVVCYDAAGGALAAARLWWLLRLVGIREAAVLDGGFQAWQAAGLPLEVGEVTRKPTSVSLRYDASRFTVDHRGMAEQPGRLLIDARAAPRYRGDVEPIDRVGGHVPGAVNRPYADNLDAQGRYKPADELRREFMALLGATPPAQVVHMCGSGVTACHNLLAMEHAGLTGSRLYAPSWSGWVSDPERPVETG
- a CDS encoding CoA pyrophosphatase; the encoded protein is MMDDALSIVASAVRPLSEPPEGPGWNYREMAELIGDAPRRAAAVLLGWREGVQPRLVLTVRNDSLQAHAGQVAFPGGRTDPEDTDAVATALRESEEEVGLDRRLVTPLGYLDAFDTISGYRITPVVARIAPEARLYPAPAEVAEVFEVPLGFFLDPANLRRYTMDFRGHRREMVEFIHGGHRIWGATAAMLVNLLQRMGRL
- a CDS encoding DUF1289 domain-containing protein; translation: MPNDPAPVPAAPLTPCIGVCRLDERGYCEGCLRTGEEIARWRDMGDAERRHFMRDVLPARRKDS
- a CDS encoding FKBP-type peptidyl-prolyl cis-trans isomerase, whose protein sequence is MTRRRWLALGMLLLATAAIHAQNRDPASDAQANRLDKNKLSYAIGYQIGSQFANGDPDIDIAVMQRAIQDAYNKRRPAVPMQDMHEQLRRLDKHMHDKAEAQFQQLASSNAAKSADYLAKNRQKPGVVQLPSGIQYQVLKQGTGKEQPAVNSTVTVNFRATLIDGTEFDSSWAHGAPVSFIVNNKVIPGWQDVIQRMHVGDKWRVVIPPALAYGERGNLPRIGPNEALVFEIELLEIKQ
- a CDS encoding enoyl-CoA hydratase-related protein, with protein sequence MAYRNLDIGNRGAVRTIIVNRPDKLNALNRDTLNELTLAFAQAAQDDAVRAVVLTGAGDKAFVAGADIAEMNRYTPIQAQGFSRAGQRLMTSIERLGKPVVARIQGFALGGGMELAMACHLRVASEKARFGQPEINLGLIPGFGGTQRLLRLAGRGAALELCLTGSMVGAQRAYELGIVNRVVAPEALDETVDALADQLAASAPLAAAGILDAVLQGGETTLDQGLEFETQAFALAFSTEDMREGTTAFLEKRKAQFKGQ
- a CDS encoding DUF1684 domain-containing protein, giving the protein MRGTLSTAGMAALALVVSVIFARPSVAANNGTYAAQVEQARASRVEALRRADGYLALVASGWLEPGDNTVGSAADNRFQVPDAPAHLGVLRLAGDGSIDFRAADGVHVKVDGQEVSAAPMQTQGAHGERQPTRAYFGPERYFYVVETGRRRGLRAKDNASALRLHFPGLTYFPIDPSWKIEARWEPFAEPRTLRMANVAGAENDEPVTGQAVFERDGRRYALTPMEEDGRLFFVFSDRTAGKLTYGGARFLYADKPKDGKVLLDFNLAENPPCAITPHVVCPLAPPENRLGLEVTAGEKKFEGAGH
- a CDS encoding DUF1684 domain-containing protein, which codes for MPRRAAFALVVALSLGVVTVHAETAHAAASADYAQEIAQWRAKRTANLTAPTGWLSLIGLEWLHEGDNRVGSAADNDIVLKAGPAHLGVVRVAKDGAVHIALDEHSGATIDGKSVREAALIDDMHAGEGKPTTVAFGSANFYVIERDGRKALRVKDSEAETRKHFLGIDYFALDPSWRVVADWVPFDPPHKLEIGSVIGTIDKVDVPGKAVFHRDGHTFELLPYQEEPGGELFFVLADRTSGKETYGAARFLYAALPKDGKVVLDFNKAYNPPCAFTPFATCPLAPPENRLDVAVTAGEKKYRGGH
- the mutL gene encoding DNA mismatch repair endonuclease MutL — its product is MPVIRPLPPELINQIAAGEVIERPSSVVKELVENSLDAGATRIEVDIEQGGSRLIRIRDDGGGIEPDDLQLAVASHATSKIRSFDDLEHVASMGFRGEALASVSSVARFALTSRARGQDTAFRIEVDGGKMQAARPAQHPQGTSVEVRDLFYNVPARRKFLRAERTEFAHIDDLLKSLALARGSVEFRLSHNGKPVRILKAARNEEAALQRVAEVLGEEFPAQSLRIDYAAAGLHLSGWVGLPTASRSQADSQYFYVNGRLVRDRVVAHAVRQAYADVLFHGRHPAFALYLELDPAGVDVNVHPAKHEVRFREQRLVHDFLFRTLHEALAQTRAGLSGFAAVGEPAEAMPVAASYAAAASVAAPAVTTTPAWSGQFSQSRLSLGVRDEPLADYAALLGEAPRAAEPSLAANAPMPAAQDDEAPPLGFAIAQLKGIYILAENAHGLVLVDMHAAHERITYEKLKTGRACSNLRSQILLVPLNVSVSAKEAAAAEEHADALAEWGLELSRSGPSGVVVRRIPALLEGADVAQLCRDVLAELALHGSSRRLQELENELLATMACHGSVRAGRRLSQPEMNALLREMEATERSGQCNHGRPTWTQLSLGELDKLFLRGR
- a CDS encoding N-acetylmuramoyl-L-alanine amidase, yielding MPPMRGYPTTIRQLSCLVALAVAPLCAVHAADVKSARVWAGPEYTRLVLDVSGPLEYKARQDGDQVVVELDRSALAGDFAAPKGQGLFKGLESSQQGGRLQLVAKVDASSHYKSFLLKPAAEYGYRLVVDVYPGSGVASTPTKALVPANAPAKDDDDGDDAAAVVAAPVTIKTPSPSGKNSIKSTQSGMASTRQAASLLNGERKVVVAVDAGHGGQDPGAHGPGGTLEKNVTLAVARELAAQINKQPGMKAVLTRDTDFFIPLKQRYEIARRNNADLFVSIHADAFINGDAKGSSVWVLSPRGKTSEAARWLADRENRADLIGGVSLDDKDDSLAAVLLDLQQGYAMQASEAVAGNVLKALGGLGPTHRGYVERANFVVLRSPDVPSILVETAFISNPDEERKLRDPSHQSRLAEAVMGGVRGYFESTPPPGTWFAAQAARRNGTMVASARNDDDDADAAVSSAANKAVAKAMAGQAKSGDGKVAVERADANVRDLHRVTAGESLRSIARQYGVTISALKSANRISTDSVHAGMVLAIPSG
- the tsaE gene encoding tRNA (adenosine(37)-N6)-threonylcarbamoyltransferase complex ATPase subunit type 1 TsaE, with protein sequence MNVLQQELPDETATTAFGGRLAAALDGGMVIYLHGDLGAGKTSFARAFLRALGVGERVKSPTYSLIESYRLGDRTAWHLDLYRIADPGELEWLGLDALADPSALVLVEWPERGKGALPAPDLQIDLAYAGAGRTARVAGLTPRGTRLLARLAANA
- a CDS encoding NAD(P)H-hydrate dehydratase — translated: MTPTRLHSHELYTVEQVRALDRRAIQELGIPGIELMRRAAAAGFASLRRHWPDARGIAVYCGPGNNGGDGFLLGALALDAGFQVALFALTGESRGDAATARARFEQAGGRVRLWDEAADLPMADVHVAALFGTGLTRAPERHAADLIWRLNHCGQPILALDLPSGLQADTGQCPGEAIKANVTVTFIAHKRGLHTGRAPDCVGTLELDTLGLPEALWEDVQPDATLLRAETLPRRARHAHKGDNGHVLAIGGDFGTAGAIRLCGEAALRAGAGLVSLATRDANLFAIHAARPELMPHGVDGPQSLQPLLERADVLALGPGLGQGAWGHALWLTALDAGKPVVVDADGLNLLAREPRRFEQPAVITPHPGEAARLLGHSVAEVEADRFAAARALAHRYGAVAVLKGAGSLIADSHGRVAVCPWGNPGMASGGMGDLLTGIVAALMAQGCDIWTAACLGVGLHARAGDAAARGGERGLLATDLLAPLRRLLNGQDP